One genomic region from Chlamydia poikilotherma encodes:
- a CDS encoding GreA/GreB family elongation factor produces MDYLEKLQVLIDEEQPSSFFNLWEEYCFNDVVRGAELVQILEKVRHSSLAPLFGKISDTVLPLWERIPDGKEKDQVLQLVLDIQNTNAKPFYDAAIDYVNRKYQGRENFNEALRVVGLRDGREFQYSLSRFDFLMHLNEGNFVFHSGGWGVGEVMSVSFLQQKVLIEFEGVMMAKDISFETAFKSLIPLGKDHFLSRRFGDPDGFEAYAKEHPSEVIEILLKDLGPKTAKEVKDELVDLVIPEAEWNRWWQATKSKIKKNTRIVAPKTIKDPYRYNPGGDSLISQLESRLSEIEDNSGKLIEIYQFIRDLHSELKKPENREIIIKALQTLAIEDNQSLEIQRDLLLSDFLGEKSKVLDSKFLSSLDEEGIISIVNNISIIALQKVFLMLIKKHSPVWENVFMKIFLSTTSPSLRELTFKVFKGEDSYRKKIEKKLLECAEHPMMYPEVFAWFFLKPKSHDDGIFDPNNKEIERLFLEAAMVFMYHVASTPQKELGKKIYNFLVGQRYLAIRNMIEGAPLSYLKEILLLSTKCSQFSSSDLSVLQSLAEVVHPDLKKNKVVIEEDILWTTSESFTRMKNKLQSLVGKEMVDNAKEIEDARALGDLRENSEYKFALEKRARLQEEIRVLSEEVNRARILTKDIVFTDKVGVGCKISLEDEKGNPITYSILGPWDADPDNYILSLKSKLAQEMLDKTVGATVQFQGKKYKISRIQSIWDA; encoded by the coding sequence GTGGACTATCTAGAAAAGTTGCAAGTCTTAATAGACGAAGAGCAACCCTCAAGTTTCTTTAATTTGTGGGAAGAATATTGTTTTAACGATGTGGTCCGGGGGGCAGAGCTTGTCCAGATCTTAGAGAAAGTAAGGCATTCATCTTTAGCGCCTTTGTTTGGTAAAATATCAGATACAGTTCTTCCTTTATGGGAAAGAATACCCGATGGCAAAGAAAAAGATCAGGTTCTTCAATTAGTTTTAGATATTCAAAATACTAATGCTAAACCGTTTTATGATGCCGCCATCGACTATGTAAATAGAAAGTATCAAGGTCGAGAAAATTTTAATGAAGCCTTAAGGGTTGTTGGTCTGCGTGATGGTCGTGAGTTTCAATATAGTTTAAGCCGTTTTGATTTCTTAATGCATTTAAATGAAGGGAATTTTGTCTTCCATTCTGGAGGATGGGGAGTTGGAGAGGTTATGAGTGTATCCTTCCTTCAACAGAAAGTTCTTATAGAATTTGAGGGAGTTATGATGGCTAAAGATATCTCCTTTGAAACAGCTTTTAAGAGTTTGATTCCTCTAGGTAAAGATCATTTTTTATCACGAAGATTTGGTGATCCAGATGGTTTTGAAGCTTATGCTAAGGAACATCCGTCAGAAGTTATAGAAATTCTTCTCAAAGATTTGGGTCCTAAAACTGCTAAAGAAGTAAAAGATGAGCTTGTAGATCTAGTGATTCCCGAAGCTGAGTGGAATCGTTGGTGGCAAGCAACTAAGAGTAAAATTAAGAAAAACACTCGTATAGTAGCTCCTAAGACAATAAAGGATCCTTATAGATATAATCCTGGAGGAGATTCTTTAATTTCTCAGTTAGAAAGTCGACTTTCTGAAATTGAGGATAATTCTGGGAAGCTCATAGAGATATATCAGTTTATTCGTGATTTACATAGCGAGTTAAAGAAACCTGAAAATCGCGAAATTATAATAAAAGCCTTACAGACACTAGCTATTGAGGATAACCAATCTTTGGAAATTCAAAGAGATTTATTGCTTTCAGATTTTTTAGGCGAAAAATCGAAAGTTTTAGATAGTAAGTTCTTATCCTCTCTTGATGAAGAGGGAATTATTTCCATAGTTAATAATATTTCTATAATAGCTTTGCAAAAAGTGTTTTTAATGTTGATAAAGAAGCACTCTCCAGTTTGGGAGAATGTTTTTATGAAAATTTTTCTTTCAACAACATCTCCATCTCTTAGAGAACTTACTTTTAAAGTATTTAAGGGTGAGGATTCTTATCGTAAAAAGATTGAGAAAAAACTTCTTGAATGTGCTGAACACCCAATGATGTATCCTGAAGTTTTTGCTTGGTTTTTCTTAAAACCAAAGTCTCATGATGATGGTATTTTTGATCCAAATAATAAAGAAATAGAAAGATTGTTTTTAGAGGCGGCTATGGTATTTATGTATCATGTTGCTTCAACACCACAGAAAGAATTAGGGAAAAAGATTTATAATTTTCTAGTGGGTCAGCGTTATCTAGCTATTCGCAATATGATAGAGGGAGCCCCATTATCCTATTTAAAAGAGATTTTATTACTGTCTACAAAATGTAGCCAGTTTTCTTCGAGTGATCTTAGTGTTTTACAAAGCCTTGCTGAGGTTGTCCATCCTGATTTGAAGAAAAATAAAGTTGTTATAGAAGAAGATATTCTTTGGACAACTTCTGAAAGTTTTACCAGAATGAAAAACAAGCTTCAATCTCTTGTTGGTAAGGAGATGGTAGATAATGCTAAAGAAATAGAGGATGCAAGGGCTTTAGGAGACCTAAGGGAGAATTCTGAATATAAATTTGCTTTAGAAAAACGAGCACGCTTACAAGAAGAAATTCGAGTGCTTTCTGAAGAGGTAAATCGAGCTAGAATACTGACTAAGGATATAGTCTTTACTGATAAGGTTGGTGTAGGATGTAAGATTTCTTTAGAAGATGAAAAAGGCAACCCTATCACTTATTCAATTCTTGGTCCTTGGGATGCTGATCCGGATAACTATATTCTTTCGTTAAAATCTAAACTTGCTCAAGAAATGCTCGATAAAACTGTTGGAGCAACTGTACAGTTTCAAGGGAAGAAATATAAGATAAGCCGAATACAATCTATTTGGGATGCATAA
- a CDS encoding UvrD-helicase domain-containing protein, with protein MKPFDIFNSQTSIYGKYFLEASAGTGKTFTIEQIVLRALLEGSVSHVENILAVTFTNAATNELKLRIQDNLKHALSQLKSALKDPSVSLPPYLKDICDVKQLYMQVRNALATIDRMAIFTIHGFCNHVLQQHFPEMQMTQSNAVLTHTQSVFHHIRKYLSQDFWRSVLFPEQFYLLASRYNSNSKHSSFLTDKLLSSYTLQTFEHLSSKTSTLESLESWHGSIRSKIQDIPEKEFLEQLLQHKESFRKQPFSINEDLLLFVKYLYAEETSIRLFSFSKIVETFHPKNRLARYQPSRAFSYIEETSWFHYTEQFCNVDLIFNTLLRDLQLYLKNHYTWWLSPDESILALEDILLSSRSEEIIKALRKRFQLVLIDEFQDTDRKQWNIFSKLFANDAFSGSLFLIGDPKQSIYEWRNADLATYLKAKSTFPKSSQLHLINNYRSTVKLMEAINFLFCKCSPFLEIPGYEPIEYHPLRSQSSEQFENSQHSPIHFFSYDDTSDQAAWISHTASYLQETHDIPLGRMAILVSDSAQAFDLITHCSIPVAFSKNKSIFHLTETYLLTLAWLEAILHPENYEKIQRVLLSSLFRHNLSDVIEKKEFYSTYFFSLRSYIFDHGLLATFYHFMTMQGEALLKTPQGDLTFQEMERLCAYLNTVSSHPQHQLLYLQYFSETGRWEENLSFSSYSEDTEILKITTIHASKGLEYDVVFCPGLDKSKKNKSASEWIREMYVACTRARKQLFIPIQNSSNSRRNSALTNYVKFEGSHESIMDLAQQFAKEHPAMFSISTIGTDPEFTEPIYKIIPPSTFTLPIAPAKQIFSFSSVKQALDNETSLNDDTTEATASSVLPKGRKTGIIIHKILENISPNFKIPLSKISSIVTNFVKNTHLEGYEEIISKKLMISFSSPLSFATDSFSLKDIVASKIFTEESFLFSNKEQFWQGVIDLFFEHNNRYYIIDWKTSFLGETSSEYSQENLFNYIKEQNLDYQGAIYIHAAKRFLQQFDITSDVEMGFVFIRSVDPEGNGFLRLPNQKMPNPIVNQKYPVYH; from the coding sequence ATGAAGCCGTTTGATATTTTTAATTCTCAAACATCCATTTATGGAAAATATTTCTTAGAAGCCTCTGCCGGTACAGGCAAGACATTTACTATTGAACAAATTGTATTACGTGCTCTTCTAGAAGGTTCTGTTTCCCATGTTGAAAACATTCTTGCAGTAACATTCACAAACGCTGCAACTAACGAATTAAAACTCAGGATTCAAGATAATCTTAAACACGCGTTATCTCAGTTAAAATCCGCGCTCAAAGATCCTTCAGTATCTCTTCCTCCTTACCTAAAAGACATTTGTGATGTAAAACAGCTTTACATGCAAGTGCGCAATGCTTTGGCAACTATAGATCGCATGGCGATCTTTACTATTCATGGATTTTGTAATCACGTTCTACAGCAGCATTTTCCTGAAATGCAAATGACGCAGAGTAATGCTGTTCTTACCCATACACAATCCGTGTTTCATCACATCCGAAAATACCTATCCCAAGATTTTTGGCGTTCTGTTTTATTTCCAGAGCAATTTTATCTTCTTGCGTCCAGATATAATTCGAATTCTAAACACTCATCTTTTTTAACTGATAAGCTGCTCTCTAGTTATACACTTCAGACTTTTGAGCATTTATCCTCAAAAACTTCTACTTTAGAATCTCTAGAATCATGGCACGGCTCTATTCGATCTAAAATACAAGATATTCCAGAGAAAGAATTCCTAGAGCAATTACTGCAGCACAAAGAGAGTTTTAGAAAACAACCCTTTTCTATAAATGAAGACTTGTTGCTTTTTGTAAAATACTTGTATGCCGAAGAGACTTCCATACGTTTATTTTCTTTTTCTAAAATTGTAGAAACTTTTCATCCTAAAAACCGTTTAGCACGTTATCAGCCCTCTAGAGCTTTTAGCTATATAGAAGAGACCTCTTGGTTTCACTATACTGAACAATTTTGCAATGTAGACCTAATCTTTAATACGCTACTTCGAGACTTACAACTGTATTTAAAGAATCATTATACGTGGTGGTTATCTCCCGATGAGAGCATCTTAGCTTTAGAAGATATTCTCCTATCTTCAAGATCTGAGGAAATCATAAAAGCTCTAAGGAAACGTTTTCAGTTAGTTTTAATCGATGAATTTCAGGATACTGATAGGAAACAATGGAACATATTTTCAAAGCTATTTGCAAATGATGCTTTCTCAGGATCTCTATTTTTAATAGGTGATCCAAAACAATCTATTTATGAGTGGAGAAATGCGGACCTCGCTACATATTTAAAAGCTAAATCAACATTTCCTAAATCCTCACAATTACATCTCATAAACAACTATCGCTCCACTGTAAAACTTATGGAAGCAATTAACTTTCTCTTTTGCAAATGCTCTCCATTTCTAGAAATTCCAGGTTATGAACCCATAGAATATCATCCCCTACGTTCTCAAAGCTCTGAGCAGTTTGAAAATTCTCAGCACTCCCCGATACACTTTTTCTCCTATGATGATACTTCTGATCAGGCTGCCTGGATTTCTCATACTGCTTCTTATTTACAAGAAACCCACGATATTCCCCTAGGGCGTATGGCAATTTTAGTATCAGATTCTGCTCAAGCTTTCGATCTCATTACTCATTGCAGTATTCCTGTAGCATTTTCTAAGAACAAATCAATTTTCCATCTTACAGAAACTTATTTGTTAACCTTAGCGTGGCTAGAAGCTATTCTTCATCCAGAAAATTATGAAAAAATACAGAGAGTACTATTAAGCAGTCTTTTCAGACACAACCTTAGCGATGTTATAGAAAAAAAAGAGTTCTACTCTACATATTTCTTCTCACTCCGTAGTTATATTTTTGATCACGGACTTTTAGCAACTTTCTATCATTTCATGACTATGCAAGGAGAAGCGTTGTTAAAAACGCCACAGGGAGATCTTACTTTCCAAGAAATGGAGAGGCTATGTGCTTATTTGAACACCGTTTCTTCTCATCCCCAACATCAATTACTCTATCTACAATATTTCTCTGAAACTGGGCGTTGGGAAGAAAATCTTTCCTTCTCTTCATATTCTGAAGATACAGAAATATTAAAAATTACCACCATTCACGCATCTAAAGGATTAGAATACGATGTGGTTTTTTGCCCAGGACTGGATAAATCTAAGAAAAATAAAAGCGCATCAGAATGGATTCGAGAAATGTACGTTGCTTGTACGCGGGCAAGAAAACAACTATTTATCCCTATACAAAATTCCTCAAATTCACGACGTAATTCAGCTCTAACTAACTATGTAAAATTTGAAGGCTCTCACGAATCTATTATGGATTTAGCACAACAGTTTGCAAAAGAACACCCCGCTATGTTTTCCATATCAACTATAGGAACAGATCCCGAATTTACAGAACCTATTTATAAAATAATTCCCCCATCAACCTTTACATTGCCTATAGCTCCTGCTAAACAAATCTTCTCTTTTTCTTCTGTAAAACAGGCATTAGACAACGAAACTTCTTTAAATGATGATACCACAGAAGCTACAGCTTCTTCTGTTCTTCCCAAGGGAAGAAAAACTGGTATTATCATTCATAAAATTTTAGAGAATATTTCTCCCAACTTTAAAATTCCTCTTTCTAAAATTTCGTCAATAGTTACGAATTTCGTGAAAAATACTCATTTAGAGGGATATGAAGAAATTATTTCTAAAAAACTCATGATATCATTCTCTTCCCCATTATCTTTTGCTACAGACTCTTTTTCTCTAAAAGATATTGTTGCTAGCAAAATATTTACTGAAGAGTCCTTCCTATTTTCTAACAAAGAACAGTTTTGGCAAGGAGTTATTGATCTATTTTTCGAACATAATAATAGGTATTATATTATCGATTGGAAAACATCATTTTTAGGAGAAACAAGTTCTGAATACTCTCAAGAAAACCTCTTCAACTATATCAAGGAGCAGAATCTCGACTATCAAGGCGCTATTTATATTCATGCAGCAAAACGGTTTCTTCAACAATTTGACATCACTAGCGATGTAGAAATGGGATTTGTTTTTATCCGAAGTGTAGATCCTGAAGGAAACGGATTTTTACGCTTACCAAATCAAAAAATGCCTAATCCCATAGTAAACCAAAAATATCCGGTCTATCATTAG
- a CDS encoding Na(+)-translocating NADH-quinone reductase subunit A produces MKIAITRGLDLSLQGSPKESGFLKRIDPTLVSIDLRPYSALALKLKVEQDDIITSGSPVAEYKNFPGVFITSPVSGTVKEIRRGDKRSLLDIVIKKTPGQNLTEYSYDLSKLSQKELLEIFKKEGLFSLFKQRPFDIPALPNQTPRDIFINLADNRPFTPSTEKHLAVFSSREEGFYVFNVGVRAIAKLFGLCPHIVSTDRLAIPEKDLKSIAHLHKITGPYPSGSPSTHIHYIAPITNEKDIVFTISFQEVLTIGHLFLKGRILNEQVVALAGSGLKSSLRRYVITTKGADFQSLLSLEDISSDVSLISGDPLTGRLCDKESAPCLGMRDSTISVIPNPKIRQAFNFLRLGINKPTRTRTYLSGFLKRKHTYMDPDTNLHGETRPIIDTEIYDKVMPMKIPVVPLIKAVITKDFELACLLGFLEICPEDFALPTFIDPSKTEMLTIIKESLKDYAKETGILNPENEE; encoded by the coding sequence ATGAAAATTGCGATTACTCGGGGTTTAGATTTATCTTTGCAAGGGTCTCCTAAAGAGTCTGGGTTTTTAAAAAGAATAGATCCGACTCTAGTTTCTATAGACCTGCGCCCATATTCTGCCTTAGCTTTAAAGCTTAAGGTGGAGCAGGATGATATTATCACCTCAGGATCTCCTGTTGCGGAATATAAAAATTTCCCCGGTGTTTTCATTACCTCTCCAGTTTCTGGAACCGTAAAGGAAATACGTAGAGGAGATAAACGTTCTCTATTAGATATTGTTATCAAAAAAACTCCAGGACAAAATCTAACAGAGTATTCTTATGATCTATCTAAATTATCACAAAAAGAACTGTTGGAAATCTTTAAGAAAGAAGGACTTTTCTCTCTTTTTAAACAACGTCCTTTTGATATTCCAGCCCTTCCTAATCAAACCCCTAGAGATATTTTCATAAACCTTGCAGACAACCGTCCCTTCACACCATCTACAGAAAAACATCTCGCTGTCTTTTCTTCTAGAGAAGAAGGATTTTATGTTTTTAATGTTGGAGTTCGTGCAATAGCTAAACTTTTCGGTTTATGCCCTCATATTGTTTCTACTGATAGACTTGCTATTCCTGAAAAAGATCTAAAATCTATAGCACATTTACATAAGATCACAGGTCCTTATCCCTCAGGATCTCCCTCAACGCACATTCATTACATAGCACCCATTACTAACGAAAAAGACATAGTCTTTACGATATCCTTCCAAGAAGTCCTAACCATAGGACATTTATTCTTAAAAGGAAGAATTCTAAATGAACAAGTCGTAGCTCTCGCAGGATCAGGATTAAAATCATCTTTAAGGCGTTATGTTATAACTACAAAAGGTGCCGATTTTCAAAGCTTACTTTCTCTAGAAGATATTTCTTCTGATGTATCTTTAATCTCTGGGGATCCCTTAACAGGAAGACTTTGCGACAAAGAAAGCGCACCCTGTCTTGGTATGCGAGATTCTACCATATCTGTGATTCCTAATCCAAAAATACGACAAGCTTTCAATTTCTTAAGATTAGGAATTAATAAGCCTACGCGTACAAGAACTTATCTTTCTGGATTTTTAAAAAGAAAGCATACGTATATGGATCCAGATACCAATCTTCATGGTGAAACACGTCCTATCATAGATACAGAAATTTATGATAAAGTCATGCCCATGAAAATTCCTGTAGTACCCTTAATTAAAGCAGTAATTACTAAGGATTTCGAATTAGCTTGCTTGTTAGGGTTTTTAGAAATTTGTCCTGAAGATTTTGCCCTACCCACATTCATAGACCCCTCGAAAACAGAAATGCTAACCATTATCAAAGAATCCCTAAAAGATTATGCAAAGGAAACGGGTATCTTAAATCCAGAAAATGAAGAATAA
- a CDS encoding rod shape-determining protein MreC — translation MCAIKKPEGHRSAIKTTGSVAYRRHRKNRLYVYLVIALSIILCWSLPKPFYENLQKHFIFLYTRVFFKQGEVVPIDYSIQDVENIILKDRIAILEERLQAYEVANYTPPLFSEILSPYFRKLIASRVIYRDPSHWGSSCWINVGKEQKIQKNSPVLSGKVLVGLVDYVGEQQSRIRLITDVGMQPSVIAVRGGVQAWLIKDQIQSLTKHLERLSDSYILEKDKYEKIDQLEELNSFIHYNDETTLLLRGTLSGSGGPLWKDETLILHGEGFCFSDGKGLRVGDILITTGLDGVFPPGLFVAEITKVCRPREGACSYKVEAKSLAEDLTDLSSVLILPAMEFNPNDRPDIFGLLWD, via the coding sequence ATGTGTGCGATTAAAAAACCTGAAGGACATCGTTCTGCGATTAAAACCACAGGCTCTGTTGCTTATCGGCGTCACAGAAAAAACAGGCTCTATGTCTATTTAGTGATTGCTTTGAGTATCATTTTATGTTGGTCTCTACCAAAACCTTTTTATGAAAATCTTCAGAAACATTTTATATTTTTGTATACACGTGTTTTTTTTAAACAGGGTGAAGTTGTTCCTATAGATTATTCGATTCAAGATGTTGAAAATATCATCTTAAAAGATCGCATTGCTATTTTAGAAGAGCGTTTACAGGCTTATGAAGTTGCTAACTATACTCCTCCATTGTTTTCTGAGATCTTATCTCCATATTTTCGTAAGTTAATTGCTAGTCGTGTTATTTATCGTGATCCTTCTCATTGGGGAAGCTCTTGTTGGATAAACGTAGGTAAAGAACAAAAGATACAAAAAAATTCTCCAGTATTATCAGGAAAGGTACTTGTTGGTCTTGTAGATTATGTAGGGGAGCAACAATCACGAATACGCTTAATCACTGATGTAGGTATGCAACCTTCGGTAATTGCTGTTCGTGGAGGGGTACAAGCCTGGTTAATAAAAGATCAGATACAATCTCTTACAAAACACCTTGAACGTCTTTCTGATTCCTATATTCTTGAGAAAGATAAATATGAAAAAATCGATCAATTAGAAGAGCTCAACTCATTTATACATTATAATGATGAAACTACCTTACTTTTGCGAGGCACATTATCGGGTAGCGGTGGCCCTTTATGGAAAGATGAAACGCTAATTTTACACGGTGAGGGGTTTTGTTTTTCTGATGGAAAAGGTCTACGCGTTGGAGATATTTTAATTACAACGGGATTAGATGGAGTATTTCCTCCAGGATTATTTGTTGCTGAGATTACTAAAGTTTGTCGACCTAGAGAAGGTGCTTGTTCTTATAAAGTAGAGGCTAAGTCGCTAGCTGAAGATTTAACAGATCTTTCTTCTGTTTTGATTCTTCCTGCTATGGAATTTAATCCTAATGATAGACCGGATATTTTTGGTTTACTATGGGATTAG
- a CDS encoding amino acid aminotransferase, with product MSFFNQLPSFAPDSILGLQKLFLEDEREEKVNLVIGSYEDPNKAYGGFSSVRKAQFLFLEDEMNKGYLPISGLPSFNQEMEKLVFGNVNSSFVVSAQALGGTGALHLGAKIFSMAYPSGKVYIPEQTWGNHVRIFAQQGLEVLKYPYYSSESKTLLFDEMLAVLKSAPKYSLVLLQCCCHNPTGMDLDENMWTRLAEVIKEHQLLPFFDTAYLGFGLGIKEDRRPIEIFIESGNPVFVAACASKNFSLYGERVGYFAVYSKVVDDLDKISSCLEEKIRGEYSSPPRHGAKIVSTILSNRALEKEWLSELDTIRNSLGKTRARFVQAMRNHIGHSFDFILSQKGFFGYPGFSLEQVLFLRLEKGIYTTSGARFNLNGINDENIEYVARSFSEAYQLS from the coding sequence ATGAGTTTTTTTAATCAGTTACCCTCATTTGCTCCCGATTCTATTTTAGGTTTGCAAAAACTATTTTTAGAAGATGAGCGAGAGGAAAAAGTCAATCTTGTTATAGGTTCTTATGAAGACCCTAACAAGGCATACGGTGGTTTTTCTAGTGTCCGTAAGGCACAGTTTCTATTTTTAGAAGATGAGATGAATAAGGGGTATTTACCTATCAGTGGATTACCTTCTTTTAATCAAGAGATGGAGAAACTTGTTTTTGGTAATGTAAATTCTAGTTTTGTTGTTAGCGCTCAGGCGTTAGGAGGAACCGGAGCTTTACATTTAGGTGCTAAGATTTTTTCCATGGCCTATCCTTCAGGTAAGGTGTATATTCCCGAACAAACTTGGGGGAATCACGTAAGAATATTCGCTCAACAGGGATTGGAAGTTCTTAAATATCCTTATTATAGTTCGGAAAGCAAGACTCTGCTTTTTGATGAGATGCTAGCAGTATTAAAATCTGCTCCTAAATATTCTTTAGTGCTTTTACAGTGTTGTTGTCATAATCCTACAGGTATGGATCTTGATGAGAATATGTGGACACGTCTTGCTGAAGTAATAAAAGAGCATCAACTTCTACCTTTTTTTGATACCGCTTATTTAGGTTTTGGTTTGGGTATCAAGGAAGATAGACGTCCTATAGAGATTTTCATAGAGTCTGGAAATCCGGTATTTGTAGCGGCATGTGCAAGTAAGAATTTTTCTCTTTATGGAGAGAGAGTCGGCTATTTTGCTGTCTACAGTAAAGTTGTTGATGATTTAGATAAAATTTCTAGCTGCCTCGAAGAGAAAATCCGTGGTGAATATTCTTCTCCTCCTAGACACGGAGCTAAAATTGTTTCAACCATCTTATCAAACCGCGCTTTGGAAAAAGAATGGTTATCAGAATTAGATACTATTCGTAATTCTTTAGGAAAAACACGAGCTCGATTTGTTCAAGCTATGCGTAATCATATTGGACATTCTTTTGACTTTATTTTGTCTCAGAAGGGATTTTTTGGATATCCTGGGTTTTCTTTAGAACAAGTGCTTTTTCTGAGATTGGAGAAAGGTATCTATACCACTAGTGGAGCAAGGTTTAATTTAAATGGCATTAATGATGAGAATATCGAGTATGTTGCAAGGAGTTTTTCTGAGGCATACCAGTTATCCTAG
- the hemB gene encoding porphobilinogen synthase has protein sequence MSSLALLRRPRRNRRTVAIRDLVAETSLLPQDFICPFFVKEGKNICEEIESLTDVYRWSIDLLLKEIERLCFLGLRAVILFPVIPSNLKDAYGSYSSNPKNILCKSIYEVKKAFPDLCVISDIALDPYTTHGHDGIMDQGEVLNDESVRIFGNIATLHAEMGADVVAPSDMMDGRVAHIRSKLDQSGWTKTLILSYSVKYASALYNPFRDALGSHLQSGDKRNYQMNPKNVLEALLECSLDEQEGADMLMIKPAGLYLDVLHRVRNSTSLPLAAYQVSGEYAMIAAAAKMGWLDKEAMFYESLIAIKRAGADIIISYATPLILEMMASSKL, from the coding sequence ATGAGCTCATTAGCCTTGCTTCGACGTCCTCGAAGAAATAGAAGAACTGTAGCTATCCGAGATTTGGTAGCCGAAACGTCTTTATTACCTCAAGATTTCATCTGTCCTTTTTTCGTTAAGGAAGGGAAAAACATTTGTGAGGAAATAGAAAGCCTTACGGATGTTTATAGGTGGAGTATTGATCTTCTTTTAAAAGAGATAGAAAGATTGTGTTTTTTAGGATTAAGGGCTGTAATTCTTTTTCCTGTAATCCCTAGTAATCTTAAAGATGCGTACGGTTCTTATTCTTCCAATCCTAAAAACATCCTTTGTAAAAGTATCTATGAAGTGAAAAAAGCTTTTCCAGATTTATGTGTGATAAGTGATATTGCTTTAGATCCTTATACTACTCATGGGCATGATGGTATTATGGATCAGGGTGAGGTATTAAATGATGAGAGTGTTCGCATATTTGGAAACATAGCAACATTACACGCTGAAATGGGAGCAGATGTTGTAGCTCCTAGTGATATGATGGATGGTAGAGTTGCGCATATTCGTTCGAAATTAGATCAATCTGGATGGACTAAGACTTTAATTCTTTCGTATAGTGTTAAGTATGCTTCTGCTCTCTATAATCCCTTTAGAGATGCTCTCGGATCACATTTACAATCTGGAGACAAACGAAATTATCAGATGAATCCAAAAAACGTTTTAGAAGCCTTATTGGAATGTTCTTTAGATGAGCAGGAGGGCGCGGATATGCTGATGATAAAACCGGCGGGATTATATCTTGATGTTTTGCATCGGGTGAGAAATTCTACATCATTACCTTTAGCAGCATATCAAGTTAGTGGTGAATACGCTATGATTGCAGCAGCAGCTAAGATGGGGTGGTTAGATAAGGAAGCGATGTTTTATGAATCTTTAATAGCTATAAAACGCGCAGGAGCCGACATTATCATTTCTTACGCAACTCCATTAATTTTAGAGATGATGGCGTCCTCGAAGCTCTAG